AAGGGAAGTCCCTCCTGCCATAGTAACCCCCGTTTTCACACCAGAAAAACAAGCAGCAGAAAAAACGTTCCATTCACAAAAGGTATGGACTCCCAAAAAGGAGGAGAAGCCCAACATAAAGTCTCCTCAGATGATTAAAAATGTCCAGAGTAAAAATAAGCATGCTGAGGTTGAGAACCTAAAGTCTGCAGACAACTCGAAGAAAGACCCCCGGTTGAAGAAACGTCCCCTGGACAAGGCAGAAGATGACAAAGTGGACGAGcagaaggagaagaaaaaatttGGTGACAAACGAGACGAGTTGACACGGGTGCCCGAGCTGCCAAAAGCCTACAGAGGAAGGCTGCAGAACGGCCTGGGGAACAAGCGTGAAAGCAGCGTGTCTGCGGAGAAGATCGGTGGCAATGCCCGAACACACGCCAGGAAACGCACACACTCAAGGTCCAGATCCCGCTCTCCCTCCTCGCCAAAGAGGAAAGGCAGGAGGTCGTCACCCAAGAGCAGAACCAGGAGCACCTCCTTGTCCCCATCACGCAAGGCAGGTAAATCCAGGAGGGCCAAGGGCGATGAGCCACTGCACGGAAAGAATATGCGGGATGAGCGACCGGTGGCCAAGAAGGACCAGGCGGAGAGCAGGCGCTCCAAGACTCCGGTGGACGATCGTCCCTCCAAGACTCCGGCGGACGATCGCAATTCCAAGACTTCGGCGGATGAACGGCGGTCCAAGATTCCGGGGGACGACCGGCGGTCCAAGACTCCAGCGGACGACCGGCGGTCCAAGACCCTGGGGGACGACCGACGCTCAAAGACTCCTGCGGACGACCGGCGGTCCAAGTCCAGAGACTCACCACGGAACCAGGACGGAGGCAGCAAACAGGCCAAAGATGCTCCTTCACGCTGGCGGAGTGGctgggatgaaaacaaaaagtgagtcgTTCATATATTTTAATGTTTCGTGTTCATTTCGATCGTGGTCAGCTCTTCTGTTAAGTACCGGACATTTGACACACCCCTCCCAACTGTACTTTTTCCTAACAAAACTGTATGTCTTAGCACTTCCAGTCTTAAGCCAGGAGACTCTCATGACAAGCTTGGACCACAGAGGCATAAAACCTACAGCACTCCAACACGGCCCACCACCCCCCGTACCCCGAAACATCGTCTCAGCGTGGATGCCAACCTTCAGATACCCGAAGTCCTCAACACCGCAACTAAGAAAGACCTGCTCAGAATGGTATGTCTGCTTAACAAATATGAACTCTTTCGACTTCTGAGAACTTTAATATCTGATTTTGACGGCATTGGCTGGAATTTTGATATCTGCAGGCAAGCAAGAGCCTGGAGAGCGGTGAAATTACGCAGGAGGACTTCCTGAACATGGCTCACAAGATCAAGAACTTCTTCCAGTATCAGGAGGAGAAGCAACAGCATCCAGAAAGTTGGGACCCTGCCGCCAACTTTTCTGGCAAGAAGACATTGATGGCCACGCCTCCCGAGTCCTTGGACCAGGCTCAGTTGACGTACTTTGAGCACAAGTCCAAGCTAAAGAAGACACAGGTAGCTCATCGCTCCACCGGGGAAGGCTGGGACGGTCTCGAGGAATGCGAAGGGCCAGGCCGGGCACCGCGGGATTTGGGTGAGGCAACGACCAATCGGCCAGCAGCCAGAATATTATTTTGCACGTGTCACTCTAAAGTTGTTTGTCCATTAACAGACGAGAGGAGAAGCTTAGAGCGCGAAGAATCCCGACCTCCGTTGACCCCAATGATAGAGGAGTACAACCACGGCAAAGAGTTCCCCGCCCTTAAATCTCTGCCAGGCCTTCGATTCAGGAGGAGGGCTGACCCCAGAGAGTCCAGTGAGTGTACACCATACTTTGATCACATTGTGCTGGACTGAAGTTCCATCATTCCAGTTGGAATAGTCAAAATGGAAGGCAAAGAAGCACAGTTGATGAGTTAATGTAACTCATCTCTAATTCATTTTGTTAATTTCCAGGTGAAAGAGAGTGGAACTCGCCCTTGACTGAGCGTCAATGCGAGGAGCACAAGAGCGGCTACGACGCTCCGCGGCGGTATGTCCCGTCAGCAGAGTCTAGGCACCCCGACCCTCGGCATCTGGACGGACCCCCCCACCCCGGCGctctggttcccaggaactgtcCGAGCCCATCTGCTCTGGAAACTCCACtccccatgtttgagcgtgaacGCCTGTCGCCGCTTCATCAGAAGGACATGGCCGACATGAGCCCCGCTCCGCGCTTTGAGAGTCCAAACAGCGAACACTCTGATGACGGGCCGCTCCCTTCTGAAGTTCCCCTCGCCCCTCAATCGATCCTCCAGGGTCCTGTGCTTGGTGCACTGTTGTCTAATATTCATCAGTTGAGTAATTCCCCTGGACACACCCCTCCCCATGAAGGAGGCCCCCCACCTCCCCGGTTTGATGCTCCCGGACACATGGGCCCATCAAGAGCCCCCCCACCAGGCTGGTACAATGAGCCGTCCCACTTTGAGGGTCCTCACCAAGGCATGCCCCATCATCACAACATGCCAGAGAGGTTTAATGGCCCACACGTACCACAGGGATCATTGATGAACACGGACAATATGGGCCGCTTTGACGGTCCTTTGGGCCCCACAAGGTTTGACGGACCAGGACCTGGAAACTTTGAGAATCCAGTCCAGTGCTTTGACAACAACCTGGGGCCCGGTCCTGTACCAATGGCCTTCCAGTCGCAGCAGCAGCGACCAATCCCCTTTGAAAACCCCGGAATGCATCTGGAAGGTTCTGCTGGTCCAATGTGTTTTGAGGGACCCGGCCAGCCGGGACCCCGCTTTGACATGCCTCTCTTTGAGGGCCAGCAGGTTCCCCCCAGGTTTGCACCTCAAATCAACATCCCCATGCGTCCCATGCCCCCTCCCATGTACGACAACAACCTCCAGCCCGCGCAAAACTTTGCAATGGCCCCGCAAGCGTTCCCGGAGCCCATCAACCCTCAATTCCACCCTGCACCGATGGGTTTCCCCACGCAGCCCGCGGCTAACTTCAACATGCTGCCTGGGCCTCCGTTCAGCCAGCCGGGCTCCGCCCCATTCTTCAACCCCGCTGTTGCTTCGGGTAACATGCAGCAGCCGGTGAGTGCGACTCAGTCTGATTTCGGTGGGACAATTTGAACTGCAAAAGAAATTGACGATCCTTGCTTGTTGGTTCTCTCAGGTGAACGTGTTGAACATGAACCAGCCTTTCTTGCCTCAGAACGCAGCGCCTTTTGCACAGCCAGGTGAGATCACCCTGTTTTTCCACATGTGTTGTATTGAGATGCGAAGAAGTCAAATACACAGTGCATCTGACATGTCTTTGTTCCCCCAGCAGCTCCCCAATTGCCCCCTGCAGAGAACCACTTTGGTCAAGTCGACGTCAACGACTTGCTTTCTAAACTCATCTCCACCGGCATCATCAAAGGGTCACAGCCCGACCCGACGGCCTCCACCACCGGTTAGTGGATCTTTGTCACATTTTGACCACTGCTATACCAGGAAGGTCTGTCATTTTGTTAATATTGAGTTTGTCTTTTGTTCCCGCACAGCAGAGTTATCTTCAGCAGCACCAGAGGCACCTCAtgtagaggaggaagaagaggaggaggtcgaGGATGATTTCCCCGACCTCACCGGCTTCAAGCTCGACGACATGAAACAGTGAGTTTTGTGACAATTGTTCTTCGACAAGTTCTTATGTGTTCCTGAGAACTCCTTagctacagcttttttttttttttttttttttttttggtacaatATCTAGCAGTCTTTCAGTAGGTTAACTCACTGACGCTTTTCATTGTCAGACGTTATGAGAGCGTGGTGACCAAGCTGTACTCGGGAAACCAGTGCTGCCTGTGCAGCATGAGGTTCACCGTTGCGCAGACCGACCTGTACGCCGACCACCTGGACTGGCACTTCAGGCAGAACCATGCCGGCAAGGTGGCTGGCAAAAAGATCACGCACCGCCGCTGGTATTATGGCCTCAGGGTAAGAAAtcagatgcattttttttttccttcagcttTCAATGGGAAAGCGCGACGTGCTCATTGTGTCATGTTCTCTTCTTTTTTGCCAGGACTGGGTCGAGTTTGAGGAGATCGCCGACTTGGAGGAACGGGCCAAGAGCCTGTTCTTTGAGAAGGAGAACGAGGAGGAGGTTCAGAAGAACCAGGCGGCGGCCAAAGAGAAGGAGTTCCAGAGCGTCAAGGCGGCCAAAGACCAAGTCGCAGAGGTGGGTTCCCCCTTCTTACATTACCCCAATTTGTATGCAAATTTGTCACTGCTGTGGTAAAAACATCTGTAAACATCTTGACCAAACTAGTTGTGCGAGATCTGCCAGGAGCCTTTTGAAACATACtgggtggaggaagaggaggactgGTTCCTCAAAAACGCCATCAGGGTTGATGATAAGGTGTGTGACTTTTTGGAGTGGATGTTTCATTTTTTGATCATCTTTTAACTACCTGCTGACTCATCACTTTCTGCCAACGTTTCTCTCAACACAGAACTTCCATCCTTCCTGCTTCGAGGATTATAAAAATGTGAGTATCAGGGATGACgtcaccccaaaaaaatgagtttggcgTTGTCTTACCGCCTCTGTCTTCCCCCTCAGACATCTTCGTACATGGACATGACGCCGTCGCCCAACAAGGTGCTGAGCGAACACCCGCTCGGCAGCTTTATAAAGGCTGAGGAAGACGAGGTTCCTCAGTCATGCGCCGTCGCCGCCTCGATCAAGCAGGAAGCTGATTCCGAGGAGGACGAAGGAGAGCGCGATGTGAAGACAGAGGAAAAAGAGGAGCCTCTTTTAACTGACGTGCAATCAGAAGAGAAAAGACTGTGAGTAGCTTATGGGCTGcgctttttctttgttttgaagGAAAAAGTTTTTGGTTGGTCGGCGATTAACTTGAATACATTTTGGTATTTGTGCCGAGTACGTCACACTGTTGCTTTGaaatgtttccttttcgggctcaaTGTGTAAATGGTTTAATTTATACATTAAAGTATTTTTGGAATCTCTGGCGTACCAGTGATTTGAATGGAACTGGTGTCACCTTGTTCCTATAACTCCTCATTTGGATGATTTGATGACGGGCAGTTGCAGGGGTTGAGTTGTTTGTGGCCGCGATGAAGGTAAGCGTCAATCTTATTGATCCATGGAAGAGCACCTGATCAAAACAAACTTGCGGGGaacttactgttttttttttgtgacgttTTTGGGTGTAGTTTCAATAAAGGTTCAGaaactttttttgtgtgattGCTCTTTGGTTTAATTGTTCTGCtttaaagttaaaaataaagtTAATCTGAATTTAAGTGGTTTTGTCTCATCATTATGCAAGCATACTCAAATTGACACTTGGTCGTATGGGGTGAAAAAATACTAATTAAGTGCAACTCTGTGCCTtgtttaagaaaataaaatttacTGATCAAAATCAGTTCTTAGTTTTACTTCAAAACGACTTATGAAGATAATCTTTTCTATGATAAAGCAAATGAGTTAACTCGTGTTTCACGTCTTGACATGTACATGTTTACTtgacaataaaaatagaaatcatCAGAATTAAAAGCACTTTCTCCGGCCAGCACAAAGAACGCGTCACCTCCACAGCCGGTAAACCCCCAGAGCGATGGCCAGGCATGAAAACACAGTTGCTATGGAAACACAAAACAGGggtttatcatcatcatcataatttaTACAGGCTTTCAAATAAGACAGAGTCCCATCGAGAATTGGTACCTGCGAGGTAGCGAATGGTCTCCAGTTTGAGTGACTCCAAGACCGTTTTAAGCGAAGCCACCCGCAGGTCCATCTTCTTGCTGGTCTCCATGTTGTCATGTTCTAGCTCGGTTCTCTAAAGCACACGTCAACATACAACAGGCATGTCAAACATGCTTGCCACATTGGCTGATGAAAGAAGTTTTAATTTGCTTTTACCTTTTGGTGGAACTCTGTGTTGGTCTCCATCAGTTTTCTTTCCTGCTCTGTGAACTGATACGGCACAGGGAGTTCAGTTTAGTTAAGTACACGCACACTCGGATCCTCACCATGTCAGAAACGCGGCTTCTCTCCAGGTTGATATCCAATTTGGTCTCTGCTCGGACTTTTTCACTCTCCTCCTGAAATCAGATAGTTTACTCACTCACAGACAAACATGTCAACCATAATCTCACCTTTAGTCGGTTCTGCAGCTGCTCCAGTTCTCTCTTCATCTTCTGCAAGGAAAAAAAGAGAGCGTTTTACGCAAAATCCACCAAACATCTCGTGGAATCCATCTGCTCCTTTGTCATACTATGTTCTCAGAGCGCAGGTTAGCAAAGTCGCTCTTCTCCAGAATCACCATGTCCTTCCTGATCGCGTCCAGGTGGGCCATGATCTGCTGCATTGCGATTTCCTGCAACGAGAGAGATTTATTTTCTCAACTGTCAGCCGCAGAGCTACCAGGAGAGTAATTGTGAGACCTTGTCAACAACCGAGTTCCCCTTTCCCCACCTGATGCGACTTGGTCACCATGTCTTTGTAGACAATGTCCATGTTGGCCGTCGCTAACGTCACCAGGGCGGAGACGATCAGCTCGGCCTGGCGTTTCTCCAAACCTGGAGTGTGATGACAACCATAGAACAAGAAATGAGACTGGCATTGATCAATTCCAATAACATCTTTCCATTTTCCACAATGACAAAGTCGTTAAGTAGTTCCCTCACCACTACTCGCCAGCTCCATCACCATGGCGTGGGAGTCGAACGTAAGCTTTCGCTGCTCCAGAGGAGTTAATTCAACCTTTCTCACGTCAAAAGTCTCCACCGGGGTGCCAACATGGAGATCTGCCGCACAAATACGAATATCAGTGGCTGGAGAGAGGGCCAAGGACCTCCACCTTTGGAGCCGCCCCAGCGCCCAGCGCCGCAACAATATATTCATCCGGCTATCGTTTTGACAGTCAAAATGATATGAAAATAGAAGTATTGAAATTAAAAGCGACACTTTCTTGTTTGATGTCAAAGTGATATGAAAATAGAAGTATTCAAATGAAAAGCGACACTTCCTTGTTTGATGACAACCCGGATGTACAAATGTACAGTACGCTTGCTGTCAATAAAGTTCTGAATTCAAACACAACACGAGCGGTCATGGTGGCCACCGCGGTGGACAGGGGGAACTGGTTTCCAGCGTTAGCTCTGGGGGTTTCCCTCTTCAAAGCTCTGTTTATCAACGCCTAGTGAGTCGAAATATTTATTGACGAagacattttgtgtttttttagtCTATTTGATCCATACGATGGTTTAAAACTGCTCCTATAACATCCGCCTAACAGACTGACTGCCTCAAGATTATTAACACCTATTGGCTGTATGATTTTGTTTTCTTATATTATAATTTTATGTTCAGTGTACACTGCACAATAGATTTTTTTATGATCAAATACTGACACATACAGAGTATGCTGATTCAAACTTAACCTCGTTTTCAAATGTGTGCTACGTAGCTTCAGTCACAAGATGTCGCTGTTTCACCTTTTGAATCTAGGTTAGAATGTGTACGTAAGTCGGAACACGTCGTACAGCTTCACTAGCTTAGGTTTTACTATTTTATTCGGGCTTTAATTGCATGACCactgtgtttgatttttttctgactgtttatttgtgtgtgcaGTCATTCCACAGACTTTGAGGTGCACAGGAACTGGTTGGCCATCACACACAGCTTGCCAGTGTCCAGGTGGTACCATGAGGTGCGTTTAAATCAATTTTCTGTCCTTTTAAATGTTGGTCCAGGGGCTTAATTTGTACTCTTTCTTTCAGAATACATCAGAGTGGACGCTGGACTACCCACCGCTTTTCGCCTGGTTTGAGTTCGGCCTTTCCCATGTCGCTCGGCACTTTGACAACAAGATGTTGTCAGTGGAAAACCTAAACTACGCCAGTCCGGCTACCGTCCTCTTCCAGAGACTCTCGGTCATCTTCACAGATCTGCTTTTTATCTACGCCGCCAGAGAGTGAGTGCGGCTACCATCACCACTCGTGTAAATCTGTGTAACAATTTGTGCAATGTGTGTAGATGCTGCAGGTGCGTTCGTGATCGGAAAGGAACACGGGACATCTTTAATCAGCCGTCTTTTGTCCTGGCTGTGCTGCTGCTCTGGAACTTTGGCCTTCTCATTGTTGACCGTATCCTTAGCCCGGATTGCTGGTGGAGAATACCACAGCCTTGAAGTTGACATTAATTCTCAAAAGAAAAACGGGCGGCAGTAAGTCTGTCCAGACCTCAGGGGGTGAAACAAGGTGAGAGACTGATTCCACATGAGTTGTGGAAGTTACTCCTGTTTCCTTAAGGGCCTTCCTCAGACATTCATTTTCAGTACAATGGCTTCCTCTTTGGTTTTCTGCTCCTGTCCATCGCCAAACACCTGCAGGTAAAGACTCAAACGATTTCCGGCTCTGTTGAGTCCACGCGTTGTACCTCGTCTTTCTGTCTTCAACAGTCTCAGCACCTGCAGGGGGCGCTGCTTTTTGCCATCCTCCTCAACCTGAAGCACATCTACCTGTACGTGGCTCCAGCCTACGGCATCTTCCTGCTGAGGAGCTACTGCTTTACACACGGTGACCATGACACAAAGGCTTGAAACATTCAATCCAAAATGTGCTGAACAACCGccattgtttgtgtttttgtctgAAGATGGCTCCATAAGATGGCGGAGCTTCAGCCCGCTTCGCCTACTCGCTCTCGGCAGCATTGTGGTTTCTGTGTGTGCGCTTTCCTTTGGCCCGTTTATTACTATGGTGAGTGGACCTTAATAAGGACACAAAAATAGATGGCCAAATTTAAGAATCACTGTTTTTTGTGCCCATTGCAGGGTCAGCTTCCTCAGGTACTGTCCCGCCTCTTCCCCTTCAAACGAGGACTCTGTCACGCCTACTGGGCTCCAAATGTGTGGGCCCTCTACAACATTCTAGATAAAAGCCTAGCCACGCTGGGTAAGAATAAAAATGCAGCGCGTTCTTGTTTTCTGTTGCACTGGTTTACTGCGAATCCACAATGAAGATTTTAAAATGATAAACATTGTTGACAGGAGTTCGTTTGAAGCTTCTGAAAGAGACGACACTCCCTCAGGCCTCCATGACGGGCGGGTTGGTTCAAGAATTCCAACACTCTGTTCTTCCCTCTGTCACTCCGTCTGTCACACTCATCTGCACTCTGCTGTCCATCCTGGTTtgtgctattattattattgttattgcccACAGAAATAACAATCATGGTTTCAAATTACTGGCTCTACCTGACGCCTTTGTGCATTTGCCTGAAACTCTATTTAGCCGGCATTGGCGTCCATCTGGTGCCGTCCTCGCGGCGCTCGTGGGTTTTTACGCTGCCTGCTGCTGTGCGCGCTCGCCTCCTTTGCCTTCGGCTGGCACGTCCACGAGAAAGCCATCCTCATCGCCATCCTGCCTCTCAGGTCTGGGATTGACTCCTTGTTTTTGTCTATGCTGAATACTAGTTTGTCATTTTGaaattttctttactttttcTCCTTTGACATAGTCTGCTGGCAGTCGAGAGCAGAGAGGACGCTGGGACCTTCTTGCTTCTCAGCACAGCGGGTCATTACTCGCTCTTTCCCTTGCTCTTCACCCCGGCAGGTACAGTGCGAGACAAAATTAAGTACAAGTATTAAGTATGCTGTGCTTTTATGAAATGGAGTGCTATGGACattttttgttgctgttttggGAGGCCGAGGACAAATTAATAGcatttgtattcatttcaatggCAAAGGATGATTTGAGGTTTTGAACTAGTTAAAGTTTTCGGTCAAGGCACGACTTTATTTTGATATCAACCCTCTCTGTAATAATTGTATCACCTATGTTGCAACCATAAAGTGatacaaaaacatatttttttttattggcagaGCTGCTCATCAAATGTGCGCTGATGCTGATGTTCACCATCTTCTCTTTTGCTGCTCTGGGGAGACTCTACAGGTGCAAGAAACTCACCCCATTCCCTTTCCTCCATTCTTTTATATCAGTAACATCAACATGAGTTGATATTGTTAGTTATTATTAGCACAGAAATGCAGTACATCATGCACGAGGCTTTATGTAGGATATGTTGCTGTACTGTTGTCTCATTTCAGTGGGCATGGGTCCTTGCTTCACCCCCTGGAGGTGGTCTACCTCTCAGGTCTAGTTGTGGTGGCCGTCGCTTGCGAGCTCGTCTTTCCTTTGACGCCATGGCAACAGAAGCTGCCATTCCTCCCGCTGCTGGCCACGTCCGTGTACACCGCATTGGGCGTCTGCTACTCCTTCTTACGTCTCTACGTGACGCTGCTGCGACAGGACAGTGGAAAGTCCAAACAGCTATGAGACACTGAGTCGCGGGTTTCCATTCCTGCGCTGAAGTATGTCAGGTAACCAGCAGGAATGCAAGAACTGTTTACCTTCAagggatcaataaagtttctGTTTTGCATCTTGCACTGATTCTAACAAGTCAGATACAAAGTCAGTGCGTGTTTTTCGGTGATTTTAACCTGTTAAACTGTTAGTTACTAGTTGAACAGTGACTTCTATCCAAACTAAAAAATGGGGGGTTCGCATTGGGGTTTCAAacttggtttagggtttcagGGCAGGGTTTCAAAAATGCCATTGTAGGTTTTCTTAATGACTAACTTTAGGGAGAAATTATAGAAGAAAGTATACGTACAGCGAGGCTTTTAAAAATTACATTGTATAGTAAGACTTTTAATTTGAAAGGCCTGTCACGCAGTGATTGGTCATATTTGCTGCCAATCACAATGTTGGAGATCTGATAGGTAGAGAGGCAGGCCATGATAATAAGCTCTCTGTCAAATGATTGATTGAACATGTTTTCTACTTCAtgaatatataatatttataatcTTGTTTATTGTATATTTTGGGGTAATAATATAATGTAATTGGACCGCCTTCCCCGATGTTTGCTGTGAGACGAATATAAAAGACCGGTAGTGCCATTACGTGATTGGTCAGTTTTTTCGTCGTCATAATTCTACAAGCTGTGATAGGTCGAGAGGCGGGGCTGAGGATATAGCCAGGAAGTGTGCAGCGTGATACTGCACTCTGACATGAGCCGGAGCTGTCGACATTAAACAAGGTAACCGGTTGTTGCTTTCAGTAATTCATTGTTAACTCTCCACAAGAAAGGATTCAACATTTATTACCTTCATAAATACAGGTTGTGATTTGAGTTCCAGTTCGTTGAAGTAGTACTTCAATTTTACGAAGTAAAAGCACGTAAGCAATCGGCAATTAATTATGCTAGTAGTTCGACGATGTTTGCTCTAGCAGCTGGCGATTAAACCTTCTTCCAGTTTACGATTACTGTACGCCAAATGCATAatacttaataataataataataattttcattGGATAACTTGAAACGTGATCGGCGGATGGCGGCCGAATTAGTTTGCACACACGTCAATTTGTACCTTTAAATTTCGACTCCCACTTTCCTCCCTTACTGTCAAATTGAACCTGACAGAAGTACTGACTTCTTCCTCTAGTCTTTTCTTCCTAATTATATTGTTTTCTACACTAATAATTAACCATTCATAAATTAGTCTGTAAAGACCATGGATTGCATCAGAATGAATGAAACATATTGCATTTGTGTAgttttataaattaaaaaaaacaacacttatCAAAATGTCAGTTCTCACTGTTTCTTTTCCCCACTTCCTTCCAGAGTTGAGTTACTTCTCATCAGTGATACCCTCGCACTCAAAGATGGTGGACTCTCAGTACTTCCTACCAAATGACATCGGCATCTCTGCTCTCGACTGTGCCGAGGCTTTTCGCTTGCTCTCCCCGCAAGAGAAGATGTATGCCCACTACCTGTCACGCGCTTCTTGGTACGTCATTGACTTCGCCGTCCTCTCGGGCCGGGGGGAGCAGCTCATGTATTGATTACGTGCGTCGTTGCGGGGACCAAGCCCTGATGAGAACAGCGAGAGGTTAATGGGGGCAGATTGGGAATTGTGATTAGGTGTGTTTAAGGTGTGCAATAAATCAAATTCATTTAAATGTCAAATAAATCAACCAATGCTTGTGTCTTAGGTATGGAGGCCTTGCTGTGCTCCTGCAAACATCCCCGGAGTCGCCTGTCATCTTCGTCCTTCTGCAGAAGATCTTTCGAAAGCAGTCACCTGCGCAGCTGCAAGCTGTAGCAACAGCGGCTGGACTGACCTCGGAGGAGTACCAGGTATGTCCTCGTTtgggttttttaattttttattaccATGGTTTCTATTCACACATTCGTTGTGCATCAAGTATACTTTTTGTGTCCTGTTTGTTTTCAGGCCTTCTTGGTGTATGCAGCAGGTCTCTACGCCAACATGGGAAACTACAAGTCTTTTGGAGATTCCAAGTTTGTCCCTAATTTGCCAAAGGTACAAATATTTTGGATCTGTTATAGATCCACATAAAACTGCTGCTACAAATGTCTCCTTCACTCTACCTGTTATGCTTGGCcactgcttttatttatttttgttgttttttaccaAATCTTAATTTCAATCAGGAAAAGATGGACGCTCTAGTGAGGGCCAGCAAGGCTTTTCGTGATGACCCTGCCGAGATTGGTGCTCTGTGGGACAGTTGCTCATGTCCCATCTATTCCCTGaaggacaaacaaaaacaactggGCCTTGGCGACAAGGTGGGCACTAGTCTTTAAAACGCAGACTCCGAGCAAAATGTTGGTGATCATACTGCAGCTCATGTCTTGTCACACTTCAGGGAATTACCACCTACTTCTCCGGGAACTGCTGTTTGGAAGATGCTGAGCTGGCCCAGAAGTTCCTTGACTCCAAGGTAAGCCTGACTCACAttgggatttaaagtgcactgcAGCTagcaaatatttgttttaaatgtaGTATCCTACCCAATTAATTAATTGGATACAAATTTGTAGATTAAACAATTCCACACATGGTATTGATTTTGTTGTCAGATACAACAAATATTACAGTGCTTTTTATAATGGAaacactttaaaaataaaacaagtggaTCTTTTCCCACCTCTGGTATAAACCAAGCTAATTTCCTTTTCTGTCCAATATGCTTACCTGTCACTTGTGTTCTTCAGAAACTGTCTGCTTACAACACCCGGCTGTTCAAAAGTCAAAATGGCGAGAAAACCTGCTACGAGGTTCGCTTAGCCTCCGCTGTGAAGAAAGGTTAGTCGTCAAACGGGATAACTCAAAGGTATATGCAGGAGATGGTATTAACGCACATGATTGCTGCACAGACTGCACGGTGGATGGAGAATGTGAATCCTGCTGCGGGTGCTTTGACTTTGAGGGCAAAGAGTTCTCAGTGAAAAGGGGGGACTACGCCCCTCTTATGG
The nucleotide sequence above comes from Syngnathus scovelli strain Florida chromosome 15, RoL_Ssco_1.2, whole genome shotgun sequence. Encoded proteins:
- the pcf11 gene encoding pre-mRNA cleavage complex 2 protein Pcf11 isoform X3, yielding MNCLLLNAYAHDEVGVAIPRSKMDDGAAREVACREYQSSLEDLTFNSKPHINMLTILAEENVNFAKDIVAIIEAQISKAPAAEKLPVLYLVDSIVKNVGGEYVAVFAKNLITSFICVFEKVDENTRKSLFKLRSTWDEVFPLKKLYALDVRVNSVDPAWPIKPLPPTVNASIHVNPKFLKQSEETPPRPTPTQPPPPVIQPSLTQEQRIRQQLLAKQKQLLELQQKKIELELEQTKAQLVGGFSILPSSPLAASPKPVGQPTPVVRPLIAPQPPSDPKLPTRDPRLNRTGPPIVSRSKEQPAGKREVPPAIVTPVFTPEKQAAEKTFHSQKVWTPKKEEKPNIKSPQMIKNVQSKNKHAEVENLKSADNSKKDPRLKKRPLDKAEDDKVDEQKEKKKFGDKRDELTRVPELPKAYRGRLQNGLGNKRESSVSAEKIGGNARTHARKRTHSRSRSRSPSSPKRKGRRSSPKSRTRSTSLSPSRKAGKSRRAKGDEPLHGKNMRDERPVAKKDQAESRRSKTPVDDRPSKTPADDRNSKTSADERRSKIPGDDRRSKTPADDRRSKTLGDDRRSKTPADDRRSKSRDSPRNQDGGSKQAKDAPSRWRSGWDENKNTSSLKPGDSHDKLGPQRHKTYSTPTRPTTPRTPKHRLSVDANLQIPEVLNTATKKDLLRMASKSLESGEITQEDFLNMAHKIKNFFQYQEEKQQHPESWDPAANFSGKKTLMATPPESLDQAQLTYFEHKSKLKKTQVAHRSTGEGWDGLEECEGPGRAPRDLGEATTNRPAARILFCTCHSKVVCPLTDERRSLEREESRPPLTPMIEEYNHGKEFPALKSLPGLRFRRRADPRESSEREWNSPLTERQCEEHKSGYDAPRRYVPSAESRHPDPRHLDGPPHPGALVPRNCPSPSALETPLPMFERERLSPLHQKDMADMSPAPRFESPNSEHSDDGPLPSEVPLAPQSILQGPVLGALLSNIHQLSNSPGHTPPHEGGPPPPRFDAPGHMGPSRAPPPGWYNEPSHFEGPHQGMPHHHNMPERFNGPHVPQGSLMNTDNMGRFDGPLGPTRFDGPGPGNFENPVQCFDNNLGPGPVPMAFQSQQQRPIPFENPGMHLEGSAGPMCFEGPGQPGPRFDMPLFEGQQVPPRFAPQINIPMRPMPPPMYDNNLQPAQNFAMAPQAFPEPINPQFHPAPMGFPTQPAANFNMLPGPPFSQPGSAPFFNPAVASGNMQQPVNVLNMNQPFLPQNAAPFAQPAAPQLPPAENHFGQVDVNDLLSKLISTGIIKGSQPDPTASTTELSSAAPEAPHVEEEEEEEVEDDFPDLTGFKLDDMKQRYESVVTKLYSGNQCCLCSMRFTVAQTDLYADHLDWHFRQNHAGKVAGKKITHRRWYYGLRDWVEFEEIADLEERAKSLFFEKENEEEVQKNQAAAKEKEFQSVKAAKDQVAELCEICQEPFETYWVEEEEDWFLKNAIRVDDKNFHPSCFEDYKNTSSYMDMTPSPNKVLSEHPLGSFIKAEEDEVPQSCAVAASIKQEADSEEDEGERDVKTEEKEEPLLTDVQSEEKRL